From the genome of Triticum aestivum cultivar Chinese Spring chromosome 3B, IWGSC CS RefSeq v2.1, whole genome shotgun sequence, one region includes:
- the LOC123065937 gene encoding uncharacterized protein encodes MRKGSECTRISPETTTSGNPMFSRQASRSGARTERDAWPRQARGGCRLLRTARWTAARFYRRARVSVVTAFWSAPSRKGSSSSTSSAASRSPEYTPARNSSRRQSGPVVVADDSHKSEAVEECIRFMNSSSRKYR; translated from the coding sequence ATGAGGAAGGGCAGCGAGTGCACCAGGATCAGCCCGGAGACCACCACCAGCGGCAACCCTATGTTCTCCCGGCAGGCGAGCAGGTCCGGCGCCCGGACGGAACGGGACGCCTGGCCAAGGCAGGCGCGCGGCGGCTGCCGCCTGCTGAGGACCGCGCGGTGGACGGCCGCCAGGTTCTACCGGCGCGCGAGGGTGAGCGTCGTCACGGCCTTCTGGTCGGCCCCGAGCAGGAAAGGTTCTTCCAGTTCCACTTCCAGTGCTGCTTCACGCTCGCCGGAGTATACGCCGGCGAGGAACAGCAGCAGGCGGCAATCCGGGCCGGTGGTCGTCGCCGATGACTCCCACAAGAGCGAAGCCGTGGAGGAGTGCATCAGGTTCATGAACTCCTCGTCCAGGAAGTACCGGTAG